A genomic window from Salvia hispanica cultivar TCC Black 2014 chromosome 5, UniMelb_Shisp_WGS_1.0, whole genome shotgun sequence includes:
- the LOC125190815 gene encoding pentatricopeptide repeat-containing protein MRL1, chloroplastic-like: MESSLSLAPQAISLITCSPVFSPLSSRAVGLLRSEFIGNGRNIRLPRRRCRKLWPKSEPGCGKFLFRASLDSQSIVVVATAVATVSAAAVVYLAYKRKQLDINQMSGRLTLALSEQIKFVTAWILTDAKHLRLGKKESTDINQYSKKETRENNGADINFGEANVIPGGALVVEAPEEFKLSSIAPAVNGCLTSLASEALEISSSVPSVVSEYDFQAFVDEVREVQQNAHELSHSVAYDLSVPITQTNLGVCASLADQMQEETDKVGGLNLTNVGESDGNNLDHIFRSSPRRELHTVTGTSLEKLDNLEELPSCATLQSFSCYSSLRNMGGGSGLTGRNVVLPIEKLEEERPTRYYGQVFLYKKDSRNQRRSRKTEKQISHTDGTKHLPPSFDPEQKHENNNHNPSWQLRVYEQLLREGRLNECIELLEDMDRNGSFDMDKIYHSRFFDVCKRQKAVKVAFRFTRLIRNPTLSTFNMLMSVCASSQDSEGAFQILQLVQEAALNADCKLYTTLISTCAKSGKVDTMFKVFHEMVNGGVEPNLHTYGALIDGCAKAGQVAKAFGAYGILRSKNVKPDRVVFNALITACGQSGAVDRAFDVLAEMRAELQPIDPDHVTVGALMKACASAGQIDRAREVYNMIHQYDIRGTAELYTIAVNSCSHRGDWEFACSVYDDMIRKGVAPDEMFISALIDVAGHAGKVDAAFEILQEARAKGMHVGIISYSSLMGACSKARDWQKALELYEDIKRSTLKPGVSLMNALITALCDADQLQKALEILSEMKSTGVCPNIITYSVLLVASEKKDDLEAGLKLFSQAKQDSVALNLVMCRCLIAMCLRRFQADCSAGEPVLSFTSVQLNSKWTSLALMVYRETIVAGVAPRMDELSLVLGCLKLPHDISVRNRLIENLGYNSGPSKGANVCSLINGFGEYDPRAFSLVEEATSLGVIPLTSMKDSLIVVDLRNFQVHTAAVYLLTVLKGLKHRLAAGVKAPNLNILLPVEKAQIQTSAGQTEINMAGRVSQEVAALLRRLGLSYQGNGSYGKIRINGITIRKWFQPKLGSPFTEKKMELSSPLANLASGINRQRRKIRTVHLSLE, translated from the exons ATGGAGTCGAGCTTATCTTTGGCTCCGCAAGCAATTTCATTAATCACATGCTCTCCTGTTTTTTCGCCTCTCTCTTCTCGAGCCGTCGGACTCCTCCGCAGCGAGTTCATCGGAAACGGACGCAATATCCGGTTGCCGCGGCGGAGATGCAGGAAATTATGGCCGAAATCCGAGCCTGGTTGCGGTAAGTTTCTCTTCAGAGCGTCGCTCGACTCGCAGTCGATTGTCGTCGTGGCCACGGCGGTCGCAACCGTCTCTGCTGCAGCTGTTGTGTATCTCGCTTATAAAAGGAAACAGCTCGATATCAATCAG ATGTCAGGACGGCTAACCCTAGCTCTATCAGAGCAGATAAAATTTGTGACCGCCTGGATTCTCACAGATGCAAAGCACCTACGTTTGGGGAAGAAAGAATCCACTGACATAAATCAATATTCTAAGAAGGAAACTAGAGAAAATAATGGCGCTGACATCAATTTTGGAGAAGCTAATGTGATTCCTGGAGGTGCTCTCGTTGTAGAGGCACCAGAAGAGTTTAAATTAAGCAGCATAGCTCCAGCAGTTAACGGTTGCTTAACGTCATTGGCATCTGAGGCTCTGGAGATATCATCATCTGTGCCGTCTGTTGTTTCTGAATATGATTTCCAAGCATTTGTTGATGAAGTTCGTGAAGTGCAACAAAATGCACATGAACTCTCCCATTCAGTTGCTTACGATTTGTCAGTTCCAATAACACAGACGAATTTGGGTGTTTGTGCATCTTTAGCAGATCAAATGCAAGAAGAAACGGATAAAGTTGGTGGACTAAATCTTACAAATGTTGGGGAAAGTGATGGGAACAACTTGGACCACATTTTTAGAAGCTCTCCACGTAGAGAGCTGCACACGGTTACCGGGACTTCTTTGGAGAAGTTGGATAATTTGGAAGAGTTGCCGTCTTGCGCTACCCTTCAAAGTTTCAGCTGCTATTCATCCCTTCGTAACATGGGTGGGGGATCAGGTCTTACTGGACGAAATGTTGTCTTACCTATAG AGAAGCTTGAAGAGGAAAGGCCTACGAGATATTATGGTCAGGTCTTTCTCTACAAGAAGGACTCAAGAAACCAGAGGAGATCAAGGAAAACGGAAAAACAGATTTCGCATACAGATGGAACCAAACACTTGCCTCCATCTTTTGATCCCGAGCAGAAACATGAAAACAACAATCATAATCCTTCGTGGCAATTACGTGTTTACGAGCAACTCCTGAGGGAAGGCAG GTTAAATGAATGCATTGAGTTGCTTGAAGATATGGACAGAAATGGTTCATTTGATATGGATAAG ATTTACCACTCCAGATTTTTTGATGTCTGCAAACGCCAGAAGGCAGTCAAGGTGGCATTTCGTTTTACCAGGCTTATACGAAATCCCACTCTGAGCACATTTAATATGCTTATGTCTGTTTGTGCAAGCTCTCAAGATTCAGAAG GTGCCTTTCAGATTCTACAACTTGTTCAGGAAGCTGCATTAAATGCTGACTGCAAACTATACACAACGTTAATATCGACTTGTGCTAAAAGTGGTAAAGTGGATACGATGTTCAAG GTTTTCCATGAAATGGTAAATGGTGGAGTTGAACCAAATCTTCACACATATGGTGCACTCATTGATGGTTGCGCAAAAGCAGGGCAAGTTGCTAAGGCGTTCGGGGCCTACGGAATACTCAGATCAAAG AATGTAAAGCCAGACCGAGTAGTTTTCAATGCGCTTATCACTGCATGTGGTCAATCAGGAGCAGTTGACCGTGCATTTGACGTGTTAGCTGAAATGAGAGCAGAGTTACAACCAATAGACCCTGATCATGTCACTGTAGGTGCTCTGATGAAGGCATGTGCTAGTGCTGGACAG ATTGATCGAGCCAGAGAGGTGTACAATATGATTCATCAGTATGATATCCGTGGCACTGCTGAGCTTTACACTATTGCTGTGAATAGCTGCAGTCATCGTGGTGATTGGGAGTTTGCTTGTAGTGTATATGACGACATGATCCGGAAAGGTGTCGCTCCTGATGAG ATGTTTATCAGCGCATTGATAGATGTAGCAGGGCATGCTGGGAAAGTGGATGCTGCATTTGAAATTCTACAAGAAGCTAGGGCTAAGGGAATGCATGTTGGGATCATATCATATAGCTCCTTGATGGGAGCATGCAGCAAA GCTAGAGATTGGCAAAAGGCGCTGGAACTGTATGAGGACATTAAGAGGTCTACTCTGAAACCTGGAGTGTCACTAATGAATGCTTTGATAACTGCTTTGT GTGATGCAGATCAACTGCAAAAGGCCTTGGAAATCTTATCTGAGATGAAGAGCACTGGTGTATGCCCAAACATCATAACTTACTCTGTTCTTTTAGTGGCAAGTGAAAA AAAGGATGATCTAGAAGCTGGCCTCAAGCTTTTTTCTCAAGCAAAACAGGATTCTGTTGCTCTAAACCTTGTAATGTGCCGATGTCTCATAG CTATGTGCCTACGGAGGTTCCAAGCCGATTGCTCAGCTGGCGAGCCTGTTCTATCTTTCACCTCAGTTCAGCTTAATAGTAAATG GACATCCTTGGCCCTAATGGTGTATAGGGAAACAATTGTAGCTGGTGTAGCACCTAGGATGGATGAACTTTCACTTGTTTTGGGTTGCCTTAAGTTGCCTCATGATATATCTGTGCGAAATAGACTCATTGAGAATCTTGGATATAATAGTGGCCCATCAAAAGGTGCAAACGTGTGTTCCTTGATTAATGGCTTTGGGGAATATGATCCTCGCGCTTTTTCTTTGGTTGAG GAAGCTACTTCTCTTGGAGTTATACCATTAACCTCTATGAAAGACAGCCTCATAGTTGTTGATTTGAGAAATTTTCAGGTTCACACAGCTGCG GTGTACCTCTTGACAGTTCTAAAAGGTCTCAAGCATCGCTTGGCTGCTG GTGTTAAGGCTcccaatttaaatattctattgCCAGTAGAAAAGgcacaaattcaaacttctGCAGGGCAGACGGAGATTAATATGGCTGGCAG GGTAAGCCAAGAAGTTGCAGCACTATTGAGGAGACTTGGGCTATCTTATCAAGGAAACGGATCTTATGGAAAGATCCGCATAAATGGCATTACCATAAGAAAGTGGTTTCAGCCAAAGCTTGGTTCTCCTTtcactgaaaaaaaaatggaacttAGCTCACCCCTAGCAAATCTAGCTTCAGGCATAAACCGCCAAAGACGTAAAATCAGAACCGTTCACTTGTCGCTGGAATAA
- the LOC125189368 gene encoding auxin-responsive protein SAUR21-like, with product MAIRWMSLISNAKQLHKLQALLHRNQTNVPKGHLAVYVGDVQKKRYVVPISYLNHPSFQGLLHRAEEEFGFNHPTGRLTIPCSENAFLELTSRMDCYDARNK from the coding sequence ATGGCTATTCGTTGGATGTCATTGATATCAAATGCTAAGCAGTTACACAAGCTCCAAGCCCTCCTCCATAGAAACCAAACCAACGTGCCAAAGGGGCATTTAGCAGTTTATGTAGGAGACGTTCAGAAGAAAAGATATGTGGTTCCCATTTCATACCTGAACCATCCTTCATTTCAAGGCTTGTTGCACCGAGCAGAGGAAGAGTTTGGCTTCAATCACCCCACGGGACGCCTAACAATTCCATGCAGTGAGAATGCCTTTCTTGAACTAACTTCGAGGATGGATTGTTATGATGCAAGAAACAAATGA
- the LOC125190823 gene encoding auxin-responsive protein SAUR22-like translates to MAIRSLISNGRQFYKLNSFLNKNQRDVPKGHVAVYVGEVERRRYVVPLAYLNHPSFQALLRRAEDEFGFNHPMGGLTIPCSENAFVEVTSRMQQLWHA, encoded by the coding sequence ATGGCTATTCGTTCCTTGATTTCAAATGGGAGGCAATTCTACAAGCTTAATTCGTTCCTCAACAAAAACCAAAGAGATGTGCCTAAGGGGCATGTGGCAGTTTATGTGGGAGAAGTTGAGAGGAGAAGGTACGTGGTGCCGTTAGCGTACCTGAATCACCCTTCGTTTCAAGCGCTGCTGAGACGGGCTGAGGATGAGTTCGGCTTCAACCACCCCATGGGAGGTCTCACCATCCCCTGCAGCGAGAACGCGTTCGTTGAAGTAACTTCAAGAATGCAGCAGCTATGGCATGCATGA
- the LOC125189369 gene encoding auxin-induced protein 15A-like, with product MGFRFHTVFHHAKHIVRAHHHSPSSSSSSSSSSSSASKLKIHVPKGHIAVYVGENDLQKNRFVVPISYLNHPLFQDLLRSSEEEYGFDHPMGGLTIPCSEGAFKNVTSYLNELQRE from the coding sequence ATGGGGTTCAGATTCCACACAGTGTTTCACCATGCAAAACACATAGTTCGCGCTCATCATCATTctccctcttcttcttcttcttcctcttcctcctcttcgtCAGCATCAAAGCTCAAGATTCATGTGCCAAAGGGCCACATTGCTGTTTATGTAGGTGAGAATGATCTGCAGAAAAATCGCTTTGTCGTCCCGATTTCTTACCTGAATCACCCTCTGTTTCAAGACCTGCTGAGGAGCTCAGAAGAAGAATATGGATTTGATCATCCAATGGGAGGCTTAACAATTCCATGCAGTGAGGGAGCATTCAAGAATGTGACTTCTTATTTGAATGAGTTGCAGAGGGAGTAG
- the LOC125190817 gene encoding pescadillo homolog has product MPKHYRPAGKKKEGNAAKYVTRSQAVKYLQVSLPVFRRLCILKGVFPREPKKKVKGNHHSYYHTKDLMFLKHEPLLEKFRDMRTYERKVKKAVSKKNRDLAERLLRRKPTYTLDMLIKERYPKFIDAVRDLDDCLSMVHLFAALPAVDRIVDGEKIPVSRVHNCRRLSQEWQAYISRTHKLRKTFISVKGIYYQAEVEGQKVTWLTPHALQQVLPEVDYRVLLTFLEFYETLLAFVNHRLYHSINVTYPPILDPRLEALSADLYALSRYLDANGQMSTKAVTSSGSEPAEHQQDQAGDLMQQLPSNEPGALMHLLEDASREDEEDSETRECKYLFRNIKFFLSRESPRESLLFIIPAFGGKVSWEGAGAPYDESEQSITHQIVDRPTQGHKFLSREYIQPQWVYDCINAHIILPTEKYIVGCVPPPHLSPFVDNDAEGHVPEYAEAIERLKAAERKEVLPLPGMGKEDLDDPQSLLGIIDRAEAIEAAKKKQKMLMQEKKYHEELKLELQGAQLPSLQSGVEVEDAEEDALPDLQQRAKDADSMSEVSMSRKKRKLLEAMKIGKKRKEDGVNLLKERKRRIDQAKKSSS; this is encoded by the exons ATGCCGAAGCACTATCGCCCCGCC gggaagaagaaggaggGAAACGCCGCCAAGTATGTGACGAGGTCACAAGCTGTGAAATACCTCCAAGTTAGCCTTCCTGTATTCAG GAGACTATGCATCCTCAAAGGTGTATTTCCTCGGGAACCAAAGAAGAAGGTGAAGGGAAACCACCATTCTTATTATCACACAAAAGATCTCATGTTTCTTAAACATGAGCCTCTTCTTGAAAAATTTAGAGACATGCGAACTTATGAGAGGAAAGTGAAGAAAGCCGTGTCAAAGAAGAATAGAGATCTCGCGGAACGGCTGTTGAGGCGGAAGCCCACTTACACTCTTGATATGCTCATTAAGGAGAG GTATCCAAAATTTATTGATGCAGTAAGAGACCTTGATGACTGCCTTAGTATGGTACACCTATTTGCTGCATTGCCTGCTGTGGATAGAATTGTAGATGGAGAAAAGATTCCTGTAAGCCGAGTCCATAATTGCCGAAG GTTGAGTCAAGAGTGGCAGGCATACATTTCTCGCACCCATAAACTACGGAAGACTTTCATTTCTGTGAAAGGAATTTATTATCAA GCAGAGGTCGAGGGGCAAAAAGTTACTTGGTTAACTCCTCATGCATTGCAACAAGTACTGCCTGAAGTGGATTACAGGGTCTTGCTTACCtttttggaattttatgaG ACTCTTCTTGCATTTGTTAACCACAGACTCTATCATTCAATAAATGTGACATATCCACCAATTCTTGACCCTCGGTTGGAAGCTCTGTCTGCAG ATCTTTATGCATTGTCAAGATATCTTGATGCCAACGGCCAAATGAGTACAAAAGCCGTCACCTCATCTGGCTCTGAGCCAGCTGAACATCAACAGGATCAAGCTGGTGATTTAATGCAACAGCTTCCTTCCAATGAACCTGGTGCTTTGATGCACCTTCTTGAAGATGCTTCTAGGGAGGATGAGGAAGATTCAGAGACTAGGGAATGCAAATATCTCTTCAGGAACATTAAATTCTTCTTAAGTCGTGAG TCTCCTAGAGAGTCGTTGCTGTTTATCATCCCTGCATTTGGTGGCAAAGTTTCTTGGGAAGGTGCCGGTGCACCTTATGATGAGTCTGAACAAAGCATCACTCATCAG ATTGTTGATAGGCCAACTCAAGGACATAAGTTCCTTTCCAGAGAATACATCCAACCTCAGTGGGTTTATGATTGTATAAATGCACACATCATTTTACCTACTGAGAAATATATTGTCGGATG TGTACCTCCACCGCATTTGTCTCCATTTGTAGATAATGATGCTGAGGGTCATGTTCCTGAGTATGCTGAAGCTATTGAGCGACTAAAGGCTGCCGAAAGAAAGGAAGTCTTGCCATTGCCTGGCATGGGAAAAGAGGATTTGGACGACCCTCAAAGTTTACTAGGCATCATTGATCGGGCAGAAGCTATCGAGGCTGCTAAGAAGAAACAGAAG ATGTTAATGCAGGAGAAGAAGTACCATGAAGAACTGAAGCTAGAGCTTCAAGGTGCTCAGTTGCCTTCTCTCCAAAGTGGCGTTGAAGTTGAGGATGCTGAAGAAGATGCTTTACCTGATCTGCAACAAAGGGCCAAGGATGCTGATAGCATGTCTGAGGTTTCTATGTCGCGCAAGAAGAGGAAACTTCTAGAAGCAATGAAG ATTGGTAAAAAGAGGAAAGAGGACGGAGTAAATCTCCTAAAAGAACGGAAGCGGAGAATCGACCAAGCTAAGAAGAGCTCGTCGTAA
- the LOC125190826 gene encoding auxin-induced protein 15A-like, with product MAIRQILRRSLSNERRSAEVPKGHVAVYVGDNEKKRFVIPVAYLNHPSFQELLFQAEEEFGFNHPMGGLTIPCSEDLFVDFISDLSRR from the coding sequence ATGGCCATTCGTCAGATTCTAAGACGGTCTTTGTCCAACGAAAGAAGGTCAGCTGAAGTTCCAAAAGGGCACGTTGCCGTCTATGTTGGTGATAATGAAAAGAAGCGATTTGTGATTCCAGTCGCATACTTGAACCATCCTTCATTCCAAGAATTGTTGTTTCAAGCTGAGGAAGAATTCGGGTTCAATCACCCGATGGGTGGACTCACCATCCCTTGCAGCGAGGATTtatttgtagatttcatcTCTGATTTGAGCAGAAGATGA
- the LOC125189370 gene encoding auxin-induced protein 15A-like codes for MAIRHILRRSLSSGKKKEKIINSYNKNNVAIRQMLRRILSNERRSAEVPKGHCAVYVGENEKRRFVIPASYLNHRSFQELLLQAEEEFGFHHPTGGLTIPCSEDLFLDLTSQLSIA; via the exons ATGGCCATTCGCCATATTCTGAGGCGATCTTTATCCAGTGGAAAGAAG aaggaaaaaatcattaattctTACAACAAAAACAATGTGGCCATTCGCCAAATGCTGAGACGAATATTATCCAACGAGAGGAGATCAGCTGAGGTTCCAAAGGGGCATTGTGCTGTCTACGTTGGAGAGAATGAGAAGAGACGGTTTGTTATCCCTGCATCGTACTTGAACCACCGCTCCTTTCAAGAACTGCTGCTCCAAGCCGAGGAAGAATTCGGGTTCCATCACCCAACCGGAGGTCTCACCATCCCTTGCAGCGAGGATTTGTTCCTCGATCTAACATCCCAATTGAGCATAGCATGA